Within the Debaryomyces hansenii CBS767 chromosome E complete sequence genome, the region AAGTTCGTAAAGAATGGTATGATGATTATGGGGTGGATTGGGCAGCAAACGAATTATATGATAAATGTGCTGACTATGTTTGGAATAAAATGGGTGCAACGCTAGATAGCGTCAAGcattcattttcaaatcaagTGATATTAAATGGAGCAGAAAAATTGGGATACACAGCGAAACCAGTAGAGCAGAACAATGGTAATCATCCAAACCATAGTTGTGGATTTTGCCACTTAGGATGCAAATTTAATGTCAAACAAGGTTCGTCAGCTTGCTGGTTCAGAGATGCTTCGGAGAAGGGCTGTCAATTTATGGATCAAGTTAAAGTTGTTAAGGTTCTTCATAGTGGTGGTAAAGCTGTTGGTGCTCTATGCCAGGATACACAGACTGGTCATGAGTTTACGATTAAAGGCCCAAAAAAGTTTGTCGTCTGTGGTGGCTCATTAAACACGCCTGTAGTTTTGCAAAATTCTGGtttcaagaacaagaatattGGAGCTAACTTAAAGTTACATCCTGTTACGGTTATATTTGGAGATTTTGGTAAGGACAATAACACCAAGCcatttaatgaatcaattttaacTACTGTATGCACCgaagttgatgatttagatGGAAAAGCTCACGGAGCGAAAATTGAAACCGTTTTACATACACCTCTTTTAGAATCGGTTTTCATGCCATGGCAATCTAGTGATAAGGCAAGACAAGATTTGTTACGCTATAATCATTTGGCGGCAATGTTGATTATAACTAGAGACAAGTCAAGCGGTACTATTAGGGCGGATGCAACTAAACCAGACTCGTTAATTATTGATTACTCAATAAACAAGTATGACCGTAACGCATTATTGCAAGCTATATTGGTATCTGCAGATATGTTGTATGTCGAAGGTGCTAAAGAAATTATCCACCCTCAAAGGTGGGTTCCAAATTTCCAATCTAACAAAccgaaagaagaaagatcaGTTAAGGATCGTGATTATGTCCAATGGCGTGAATCAGTCAGCAAAACCAAACTTGATACATTTGGTTGCCCTTATGGTTCTGCTCATCAAATGAGTTCGTGCCGTATATCTGGGAAGGGTCCTAAATATGGTGCTTGCGATAACAAGGGTAGATTATATGAATGTAAAAATGTCTACGTCGCTGATGCCAGTGCTATGCCTACGGCAAGTGGTGCCAACCCAATGATTTCCACTATGTCTATAGCAAGACTTATTGCTTTAGGTATCAGCAAGGACTTACAACCACAAGCTAGACTTTGAGTTTATTCCACACTATGTAGAATTTATAATTGTTTAATAAGTTACtaaattaatgattatttaatatcGTACAATACACTGCTGCAGCTTAAAAAGTATTTCAAGTTCTTCACATCGGTGTCTTCTCCCTCTAACCCTGCGAATCCAATAGGCCCTTTATCACATTCACTGCAAATTAATAATCGTTCGATCTTAATATTTaaaactttattattttcttctataatGGGCTGCTTGATATCACTCGAAGGTCTGGAAACtccaatattatcaaaatccCAAACATCatctaatttgaaaaacGAATTTGGGTTGCTATCTGTATTGTCAGATATTTGAACCATGCCTGGCGAATTTTGGATAATCAACTCATTTGAAAGGAGTTTCTCAGATAGCATAATAATACGTGTATTACAAGAACCAAATGGACATCTTATTATGATAGACGAGTCAGTGCTTTTAGCGGTATCAAGGTCTTTAAAGTGTTGCAATGTCATAGTTGATAGGCAAGACTAAGATAAGTagtgaaattttaaattttcatattacGTCGcgattttaatttatcgTACATTATTTAGGCTACTATGAAAATGTATGATTCATGGGATTATATAGTCTATTCTATAGTTTAGAGTCTTGTACCTTATCATTGATCGTATTAAGTGCTAAATCAGGAAGGTGAAGATACAATTTAGCGTAGCCTGCCGCGTCACCCGAACTTGCACTTCCTTTTGCAACTCTCATAGCAATACCTTGAGAGATGACACACAACCTAAGTAACCCGAATACAAAACCCACATTCCAATTATCAGATGCGTTATTTGAAGGATCGTTGTCATTCCAGTTGTAGCCTAATTTCGATTGATAAATAGCCAACTTATCATAAATAGAATCAAGAGAACCAGGTTTCTCAATTCCCATATCAGTCTTATCCGGTTTATAAAGcaacaaattcaattgattggGCAACTGGAAAGGCTGCAAGAAATTAGCTAAATCAAATAGCGGATGTCCGAAGGTACACAATTCCCAATCCAAAACTGCAACAATTTTAGGTTCGTTAACGTCGAACAAGACATTATCGATCTTGAAATCTCCATGgattaatgatttcttagATGGATCGTTGGGTGCCTTTTCTAAGAGCCATTTACAGATTTGATCAAAATGTGGGATTGGATCCACCACTTTTGATTGAAGATTTGCGACGGATGATAAGGTTCTAATCTGTCTCTGAAAATACGACCCACTGCTCTTCGCCATTTTTTCCGGTTGAAATTGAGGGAAATGATTTGCTGGAAGCTCCTTAATCAATGTGTCTGGGTCTAGAGAATGAACAGACAGGATAGTTTCCATTATTGAATCCCAATGCAACTTTGCATCTGATTCACTCATTCCTTGCATGCTAGGATTTTTGATTTGCCTTCCATTAACGTACTCCATAAGGTAAAAGACAAAGCCAATAACCGATTCGTCTTCACATAGCAAATAGAGATCTGGGACTGGTACTTTTTTGGTTCTTGGTTTATTACACACCTGAATACCTCTGAGCATGAAAAATTCCCTCTCAATGGCATGAGCCGACTTAGAAACCAACTTATCATTAGCAACAGGCTTTCTTCTCAATACAAATTCAAACCCATTAGCATCAGTAATAAAGTAAGTAGGATTGGACTGGCCAAACttaaattgtttaataGTTAATGgtaatttaaaattaggTTTATTCAACCCAAATGTAGTATGATGAgcattagataaatttgacAAATATCTTTCTAAACCTTGAGTATCAAACGAGTTTCTTACTTCTGTAACATCTGGCTGTGACATGTTAGTTAAATGATATAGTTGTTactattgaaaaagttaaACAAGAAAACATGAACAGTAAAAGCTTAACCCCACAGAATGGCCTCGGTAGCTCAGTTTAAAAATCGCAGCACAATCTATTAAAATCACAAGATCGTactaaaatatatattacaCTTATAGCTATTAACAATACTTAACTACTCcaatttaattattattatattagtATAAATTCACAGGACTTATAAGTTCAGAAATAATGTTATATATACAGATTATTTTGACATAAAAAGATGATCAGTAAttctattgaaaaatgctAGActgatattgaatatgCTGAAGGATAAGActatttttcatttgatgTTTAAGGAgtaataattataaatgcCTCTTTGACTAAACTCCACTGGCCAAATGTTTTCTTTAAGTATGTTTTGTATGTAGTTTTTCTTCTTAACCATATTGAGGTTGAAATAGCCAACAGAACAGTTAATTTTTCTGGAAGCATACTTCAAAAATTCAGGCTTCTTAACTCTCTGAACGATTTTTTCACCGGTTTCTAAATCATAGAAGGTCAAATTTGCATTAGTGAGAGCCTTGTTATTGTTGTTTAAAATGGAATTATAGTCAGGATCACTAGGAACAATTTTGTAAATCCAGGATCTCCGTCCTTCATTGTCataaaatttccaaatctcGGGCTCCTTAGTCTCATACGAAAGCAAATTCATGTTTGAAGATTGCAAGGgtaaaattttcataaacTCACCAGTAGTTAACTCAAACAAGAGCTTATAGTCAAATTCTATGGCGGTTAAGGGGGAGTCATAATTAGCTTTCAATATGTGGGTTAAATTCCATCTGGTTATTTTCTTGCAACCGGTGATGTCTAAGTATCTGATGTTCTTGTTTTCGTTTAAATATTCACTGAcatcattcaattcaattgaagaatgcGATACGGACAAGCTTTCAAGACGGGGAAAGTTTACTTTAATGAGCCGTAATATCTTTTCGTTCAAAGGTAAACCTCCTAAGTTCAAATAGCGAAGGTTCTCAGCTTTTAAATGTTTTAATGTATAATATAAGTATACTTCGTTCAAAGGACTTACCATATTGGAGTCAATCTGCAAGTTAAGCCAAGTCAACAGATTATTACACACTGACGGATGATTAGTcaagaaatttattaagtCTTTGGTGGTTAACTTGGAGCATTTTGCCAATGAAATGTGcgttaattcaattgaatgagGTAAGTAAGTATTCAAAATGGTAGATGTTACGGAGGTATGTGTTAAGTCTAACCTCCGCAAATTAGATAAGTGAGGcaagattttgatgaaaacaTCAGGAGTCAAATTGGAGCAGTCGTGAAacgatattttgaagaggTTTTCCAAGCTACTTTTCACAACAACCTCATCATCGTCCAATTCGTTAACTGGATCATTGATAATCAACTTTTGGAATGCAGACACGAAGCTCTCGCTACTTGCACCACAGAAGTCTAGTGCTTGCAATTTGGGTGAGttattgaacaaataattcaatacaTGCTCGTCCAAATCGTCCTGGATGTTTTCACTTgccaaaaattcaattagGTTCGGTGTCAACTCTAATGCCTGCAAAATAGTCTTGGACGTCACCATCTGAATTTCCTGATTCATTCTCCCCGTGCGTCCCAACCCAATCGACGTGAATATCTGGAAGTCCATAAACTCCACGAACTTGCCCAAAGTCGGATACTTCACTAAATTCTGCAAAAACTTGTCAAATGAATGCGGCCGGTTGAAATTAGCGTACTTGTAGAGAAACCGGAGTGATATGGTGTTGATTGCCTTCAGCAATAGCGGAATGGTTTTGGAAAAATTCTCCAAATTGGAGTTGATCGACGTCGTATTGTCGTCATAGTACACAATCTCGATGATCTGATACAAGATTTCTAGCGGTAACGAGAGAAGAGGTGAGAAGTTCCCATAATCCGTACTGTTACCCCCAATATCGTCCTTGGCCTCCTCTTCGGTTCCTGGCGCCTGTCCGCCGCTTTCGTACGACGATACCGGAGATAATGATACAAATGGATGTGCTCTTGAATTAGAATATAACCCCTGTATTCCTGGATACCCCATTAACTCATGTAGTATATAACACcaattatatatctattatatataatcaaaacaagaaaCTATTTATTAGTTATGTCCCACATATCCTTTTCGTATAGGTCATTATGGCATCTCTTTAATACGCCTAAACGGATTTGATCACGTGAGTGATTCACTATTGTAGTGGTTTCATCGGTGATTTTCCGTCTTTTTCgtctttttttttcgtgGTACTTTGTTAGGAGACGGAGTGGGGCCGCATGGTGTATTGTCGCAACCCGCGAAGAGACATAGTGCCTTGGTTGTATGTCGGTATCGCTTTTTACGACAAAAAAAAGTAGGGACAGAATGCCGTTTAGAATTCCGCGAACTTCACCGATTGGAGTTCATTCGCACCTATTGTATTAATTTGGTGCATTGCAGCTCATGAATAAATAGGAGGATGGTAGGGACTTTGCGTGAAATAACGTGGTTTTACAGGGTAGAGGGGAAGGGATAGCTGTTGATGCGTGAAGAGCATAGcagaataatgatattcttGCCTAATTGGTAGGCTGGTAGTATATAAATACGGATATTGTTGGTCGGTATTGTGGGATTTGTACTATATAATTACAGCTGCGGTGTAGGGGTTTATAACGAACGGGAATTGGACTCGGTCTCAGTGAACAAAAATGGCGTAGGGCTGAAGGGCTGAATGGATGCAAAATGGACCTACCAGACAAGACCGGAAAAACAAAACTGTCGCGATGGCCTATAGTTAAAGGAGTGCGACATGGGGACGACATTTGTAAGACTCAtacattattgaaaaattccgGGGATTAAGTACTTGTGGTAGCATTTTGTAGGGAGTAAAACAACAGAATTAACCATGTCaaacttcaatttcaacgaGTCGGATGACGAGAGCTTGTCAGAGTTTGAAAGACTCGAATCTACGTTGCCGGAGCCACTTAAAAGATCGGCATCGTCGCTTTTGCTAACCTTGAACAATACACAAACGTCTAATATGCCATCGCTCACAGGCAATTACGGTGGGGCTTCCAGTTATATGAATGAAGGACACCCATCGGCCAGAGCACCTCCCGTACCTATTTCGCATAAGAATCACTTGATAAATAAGTTATCAAGAAGTGAGGGGAGAGAGTCATCGCCGGTACCAATCCCGAGACCTAAGTTTAATGAGGAAATCAATAAGCCCGCAATGAACACCAGCCAGTCTTCAACCGGGGTTTTGTGGGTAACGGAAAGAGCTGGGGAGTACGGATTCAATAACCAGGATTCGTGGGCCAATTTAGGGCAAGGTGCGCCTGAACACGGTGATACGATCCCTGGGTCTTTCAAGAGACCTACATCGGTTCCTATATCTGAACACAGTAAGGAATACGCTCCTACAGCAGGTATTAAGGAATTACGTCATGCGGTTGCAAATTTATACAACGAAACTTACCGTAAGAACAAACATTCTAAATATACTTACAAAAATGTATGTATTGTTCCAGGTGGTAGAGCTGGTTTGACAAGAATTGCATCTATTATAAGTGATTGctatttatcatttttcttaCCTGACTATACTGCGTATGCCGAAATGTTGTcgttattcaagaatttttcgCCTATCCCGGTACCTTTGAAAGAGCTGGATAACTATGAATTCCACTTGGAAAtgattaaaaatgaattgatgAGAGGAGTGAGTGCCTTATTGACGTCGAATCCAAGAAACCCTACGGGTAAGTGTATGTCAAGAGAACAATTGGCTTCTTTACACAAATTATGTGAAGAGAAATGTTTGTTGATCATGGACGAATTCTATTCCCACTACTACTATGATGATAATTGTTCGGGGTCTTCGATTTCCAGTGCGGAATTTGTCGAGGATGTCAATCGTGATCCAGTCTTGATTTTGAATGGGTTGACTAAGGCGTTCAGATTACCTGGTTGGAGAATTTGCTGGATCTTGGGGCCagaagaatatattaacTCATTGAGTAGTGCTGGGTCTTTCCTTGATGGTGGTTCGAATG harbors:
- a CDS encoding DEHA2E04356p (no similarity); this translates as MSSPCRTPLTIGHRDSFVFPVLSGRSILHPFSPSALRHFCSSRPSPIPVRYKPLHRSCNYIVQIPQYRPTISVFIYYQPTN
- a CDS encoding DEHA2E04312p (weakly similar to uniprot|Q7SE60 Neurospora crassa NCU00513); amino-acid sequence: MSQPDVTEVRNSFDTQGLERYLSNLSNAHHTTFGLNKPNFKLPLTIKQFKFGQSNPTYFITDANGFEFVLRRKPVANDKLVSKSAHAIEREFFMLRGIQVCNKPRTKKVPVPDLYLLCEDESVIGFVFYLMEYVNGRQIKNPSMQGMSESDAKLHWDSIMETISSVHSLDPDTLIKELPANHFPQFQPEKMAKSSGSYFQRQIRTLSSVANLQSKVVDPIPHFDQICKWLLEKAPNDPSKKSLIHGDFKIDNVLFDVNEPKIVAVLDWELCTFGHPLFDLANFLQPFQLPNQLNLLLYKPDKTDMGIEKPGSLDSIYDKLAIYQSKLGYNWNDNDPSNNASDNWNVGFVFGLLRLCVISQGIAMRVAKGSASSGDAAGYAKLYLHLPDLALNTINDKVQDSKL
- a CDS encoding DEHA2E04334p (weakly similar to uniprot|Q06479 Saccharomyces cerevisiae YLR352W), whose amino-acid sequence is MGYPGIQGLYSNSRAHPFVSLSPVSSYESGGQAPGTEEEAKDDIGGNSTDYGNFSPLLSLPLEILYQIIEIVYYDDNTTSINSNLENFSKTIPLLSKAINTISLRFLYKYANFNRPHSFDKFLQNLVKYPTLGKFVEFMDFQIFTSIGLGRTGRMNQEIQMVTSKTILQALELTPNLIEFLASENIQDDLDEHVLNYLFNNSPKLQALDFCGASSESFVSAFQKLIINDPVNELDDDEVVVKSSLENLFKISFHDCSNLTPDVFIKILPHLSNLRRLDLTHTSVTSTILNTYLPHSIELTHISLAKCSKLTTKDLINFLTNHPSVCNNSLTWLNLQIDSNMVSPLNEVYLYYTLKHLKAENLRYLNLGGLPLNEKILRLIKVNFPRLESLSVSHSSIELNDVSEYLNENKNIRYLDITGCKKITRWNLTHILKANYDSPLTAIEFDYKLLFELTTGEFMKILPLQSSNMNLLSYETKEPEIWKFYDNEGRRSWIYKIVPSDPDYNSILNNNNKALTNANLTFYDLETGEKIVQRVKKPEFLKYASRKINCSVGYFNLNMVKKKNYIQNILKENIWPVEFSQRGIYNYYSLNIK
- a CDS encoding DEHA2E04378p (weakly similar to uniprot|P47039 Saccharomyces cerevisiae YJL060W BNA3 Arylformamidase involved in biosynthesis of nicotinic acid from tryptophan via kynurenine pathway) is translated as MSNFNFNESDDESLSEFERLESTLPEPLKRSASSLLLTLNNTQTSNMPSLTGNYGGASSYMNEGHPSARAPPVPISHKNHLINKLSRSEGRESSPVPIPRPKFNEEINKPAMNTSQSSTGVLWVTERAGEYGFNNQDSWANLGQGAPEHGDTIPGSFKRPTSVPISEHSKEYAPTAGIKELRHAVANLYNETYRKNKHSKYTYKNVCIVPGGRAGLTRIASIISDCYLSFFLPDYTAYAEMLSLFKNFSPIPVPLKESDNYEFHLEMIKNELMRGVSALLTSNPRNPTGKCMSREQLASLHKLCEEKCLLIMDEFYSHYYYDDNCSGSSISSAEFVEDVNRDPVLILNGLTKAFRLPGWRICWILGPEEYINSLSSAGSFLDGGSNAPLQFAAIDFLEPTLVRNEMRALQVHFKMKRDYIIERLSKMGFEFNDKNTPNSTFYLWLNLSHLPGKLSNCLGFFHECLHEKVIIVPGFFFLINPQNLSKLEDVIWYNYVRISYGPEYNQLVKGMDGIERILKRFNCLPCDV
- a CDS encoding DEHA2E04268p (similar to Q6QIR4_CANTR (Q6QIR4) Fatty alcohol oxidase) codes for the protein MISYVVEDKHVEVFMFLADAIVHETTPENIEPFLDENFDKSKLEEYCQSFTKPSEVPGFRDCVKECVNCTPVSSSRTFVLLMNVLDSRVLAPILTGSITLIRDMGYKEREELLRSWQNSNLESFRRLFKLLYSLSITTFIKLCPDLHNQVIGYPGKEMRDEIYENIEIDPFRYSMLEHPTGDELYAPNIDVLIIGSGSGAGVVAHTLSNDGHKCLVLEKGKYFHPTELVFDEKDGNKNLYESRGVLTTVNQQTMILAGSTFGGGSTVNWSACLKTPFKVRKEWYDDYGVDWAANELYDKCADYVWNKMGATLDSVKHSFSNQVILNGAEKLGYTAKPVEQNNGNHPNHSCGFCHLGCKFNVKQGSSACWFRDASEKGCQFMDQVKVVKVLHSGGKAVGALCQDTQTGHEFTIKGPKKFVVCGGSLNTPVVLQNSGFKNKNIGANLKLHPVTVIFGDFGKDNNTKPFNESILTTVCTEVDDLDGKAHGAKIETVLHTPLLESVFMPWQSSDKARQDLLRYNHLAAMLIITRDKSSGTIRADATKPDSLIIDYSINKYDRNALLQAILVSADMLYVEGAKEIIHPQRWVPNFQSNKPKEERSVKDRDYVQWRESVSKTKLDTFGCPYGSAHQMSSCRISGKGPKYGACDNKGRLYECKNVYVADASAMPTASGANPMISTMSIARLIALGISKDLQPQARL
- a CDS encoding DEHA2E04290p (weakly similar to uniprot|P32601 Saccharomyces cerevisiae YPR017C DSS4 Nucleotide release factor functioning in the post-Golgi secretory pathway); the protein is MTLQHFKDLDTAKSTDSSIIIRCPFGSCNTRIIMLSEKLLSNELIIQNSPGMVQISDNTDSNPNSFFKLDDVWDFDNIGVSRPSSDIKQPIIEENNKVLNIKIERLLICSECDKGPIGFAGLEGEDTDVKNLKYFLSCSSVLYDIK